A single window of Coffea eugenioides isolate CCC68of chromosome 7, Ceug_1.0, whole genome shotgun sequence DNA harbors:
- the LOC113777158 gene encoding uncharacterized protein LOC113777158 encodes MDQRHVLIRFKLEEDFYRCWLWGLWMIQEFPMRVFKWAPDFKLHAESSHAPVWIGLEGLLVHFFDKVALFSIASVIGVPLKIDVATATLAHPTVARICVDVDLCGELPQRVWIGIANDGFWQYIEHENLPSYCAHCRKQGHGRDIYRKLLLVQAKSREEVGEQVPVLHDNKGVAAGSTGCDRRASPVRAGGGGSDTTPGQNDNL; translated from the coding sequence ATGGATCAACGACATGTTCTTATTCGGTTCAAGTTGGAGGAGGATTTCTACCGTTGTTGGCTTTGGGGTTTATGGATGATTCAAGAGTTTCCTATGAGGGTTTTCAAATGGGCTCCGGACTTCAAACTACATGCAGAATCCTCCCATGCTCCGGTATGGATTGGTTTGGAGGGGTTGctagtgcatttttttgataaggTTGCGTTGTTTTCTATTGCAAGTGTCATTGGAGTTCCGTTAAAAATTGACGTTGCGACGGCAACATTAGCTCATCCAACTGTGGCTAGGATTTGTGTGGACGTTGATTTGTGTGGGGAGTTGCCCCAGCGCGTATGGATTGGTATAGCAAATGATGGGTTTTGGCAGTATATTGAGCATGAGAACTTGCCTTCTTATTGTGCGCATTGCCGTAAGCAAGGACATGGGAGGGATATCTATAGGAAACTCCTTCTGGTGCAAGCGAAGAGCAGGGAGGAGGTCGGTGAACAGGTCCCAGTGTTGCACGATAATAAGGGTGTTGCCGCAGGATCGACTGGGTGTGATAGGAGGGCATCGCCTGTGAGGGCTGGGGGTGGTGGGTCAGACACAACCCCAGGTCAGAATGACAATTTATAG